In Methylococcus geothermalis, one genomic interval encodes:
- a CDS encoding UDP-2,3-diacylglucosamine diphosphatase, translated as MSLDYRTVWISDVHLGTRGCKAEYLVDFLKNVRCDTLYLVGDILDLWKLKSGWHWPPMHSEILRTVMDRAKRGVRVVYVPGNHDEMLRDYTGSLFGGVEVVDRAVHETKEGRRLLVLHGDEFDGVVCSTKWLAVLGSEAYEVLLACNRWFNWGRRRLGFPYWSLSAFIKHKVKNAVNVIYRFEEVLMHEAASRGLDGVVCGHIHHAALREIDGLTYANCGDWVESCTALVETVTGELKVVRWVEESAFLLEDTKSETGTDKRRLATAG; from the coding sequence ATGAGTCTGGATTATAGAACGGTCTGGATTTCCGATGTGCATCTGGGTACCCGCGGTTGCAAGGCCGAGTATCTGGTGGATTTTCTCAAGAATGTCCGGTGCGATACGCTCTATCTGGTGGGCGATATCCTCGACCTGTGGAAACTCAAATCGGGATGGCACTGGCCGCCGATGCACTCCGAGATTCTGCGCACGGTCATGGATCGGGCCAAGCGTGGCGTCAGAGTGGTTTATGTGCCGGGCAACCATGACGAGATGCTGCGAGATTACACGGGCAGCTTGTTCGGAGGCGTCGAGGTCGTCGACCGTGCCGTGCATGAGACAAAGGAAGGCCGCCGCCTGCTGGTGTTGCACGGCGACGAGTTCGATGGTGTAGTCTGCAGCACGAAATGGCTGGCCGTGCTCGGCAGCGAGGCCTACGAAGTGCTGCTGGCATGCAACCGCTGGTTCAACTGGGGCCGCCGTCGGCTCGGATTCCCCTATTGGTCGCTTTCCGCTTTCATCAAGCACAAGGTCAAAAATGCCGTGAACGTCATCTACCGCTTCGAAGAGGTGTTGATGCACGAAGCGGCGAGCCGGGGGCTGGATGGCGTGGTGTGCGGGCACATCCACCATGCGGCTCTGCGCGAGATCGACGGCCTCACCTATGCTAATTGCGGCGACTGGGTGGAAAGTTGCACGGCGCTGGTGGAAACGGTGACCGGCGAGCTGAAGGTTGTGCGCTGGGTCGAGGAAAGCGCCTTCCTGCTCGAGGATACCAAGAGTGAAACTGGCACTGATAAGCGACGCCTGGCGACCGCAGGTTAA
- a CDS encoding beta-galactosidase, whose protein sequence is MIELRDKTLLIDGRPRLVLSGEVHYFRLRREDWQDRLDKLKAAGCNAVASYIPWLCHETVEGRIDLDGRTRPELDLGAFIDLCQANGLWFIARPGPFVMAEMKNEGLPYWIYEKHPEIVPAGWDGKPATTPTVDYLAPGFLDAARRWYDAVMAVIAPRLQPGGGNVIALQLDNEIGMLSWVSNCPDLTENVLADFAAWLKARHGLEALRQRYPFDPDAPEARRDGIRSPAENYALALMRDLGHYMRDRFARYVATLRVWAENAGIRGIPFVVNIHGTGGGRGFGFPIGISQLYPSYTQDAGYLSGSDIYFGNLTFDNFQDLYLCNAFMEAVHRPEQPLASMEFECGDGNYGNTYGNRLDPSAADFKARMCLAQGARLINYYLFSGGRNYKLDPAPQDGDGRIAVTGERHGFAAPVDPEGRLNYSYPRLASLTRTVAAVADKLATMREERDPLAFGFIPDYFMTEYRYPASAAMADIIRNLEANRGPGAWETMARAMLLGGYRFGAVDIQNRALDVASTPVLALGSARYMDASVQRKLADWLAAGGGLLLYGEVPQYGMEGEPCTVLAEALGAQISGFRQASERYFLSLAADGWAAPRPEVRTHFAQTFAVPSARALLRVCDTGEICGFETAVGNGRAIVIGTAYPCDIALFRTALERLGAVAALRHDCEDHGIFMTSTANAAGERFIHLLNLDGFDKRFRLYEHGQPLFGGREIELQARDGVMLPLAMRFGEVKIEYATAEIAAVSPDCIEFRPTQRLDVIAVETAREIHLSWHDELQQDTPTTYVVSLRPPPLRDRITLRHESAGG, encoded by the coding sequence ATGATCGAGCTCCGCGACAAGACCCTCCTCATCGACGGCCGGCCCCGCCTGGTGCTGAGCGGCGAGGTGCATTACTTCCGGCTCCGGCGCGAGGACTGGCAGGACCGGCTGGACAAGCTCAAGGCCGCCGGCTGCAACGCCGTCGCCTCCTACATCCCCTGGCTCTGCCATGAAACGGTCGAAGGCCGGATCGACCTCGACGGCCGCACCCGCCCGGAACTGGACCTCGGCGCCTTCATCGACCTGTGCCAAGCCAACGGTCTCTGGTTCATCGCCCGCCCCGGCCCCTTCGTGATGGCCGAGATGAAGAACGAAGGGCTGCCCTACTGGATTTACGAAAAGCATCCCGAGATCGTGCCGGCCGGCTGGGACGGCAAGCCCGCGACCACCCCTACCGTCGACTACCTGGCGCCCGGCTTTCTGGATGCGGCCCGCCGCTGGTACGACGCGGTGATGGCCGTGATCGCACCGCGTTTGCAGCCGGGCGGCGGCAACGTGATCGCGCTGCAGCTCGACAACGAGATCGGCATGCTGTCCTGGGTCAGCAACTGCCCGGACCTCACGGAAAACGTGCTGGCGGATTTCGCGGCCTGGCTGAAAGCCCGTCACGGCCTTGAGGCCTTGCGCCAGCGCTATCCGTTCGACCCGGACGCGCCGGAGGCGCGCCGCGACGGCATCCGATCGCCCGCCGAGAACTATGCCCTCGCCCTCATGCGCGACCTCGGCCACTACATGCGCGACCGTTTCGCCCGCTACGTCGCGACCCTGCGCGTCTGGGCGGAAAACGCCGGCATCCGCGGCATCCCGTTCGTGGTCAACATCCACGGGACCGGCGGCGGCCGCGGCTTCGGCTTCCCGATCGGCATCAGCCAGCTCTATCCGTCCTACACCCAGGACGCCGGCTACCTGTCGGGCTCGGACATCTATTTCGGCAACCTGACGTTCGACAATTTCCAGGACCTGTATCTCTGCAACGCCTTCATGGAAGCCGTGCACCGGCCCGAGCAGCCGCTGGCCTCCATGGAGTTCGAATGCGGCGACGGCAACTACGGCAACACCTACGGCAACCGGCTGGACCCTTCCGCCGCCGACTTCAAGGCGCGCATGTGCCTGGCCCAGGGCGCACGGCTCATCAACTACTACCTCTTCAGCGGCGGCCGCAATTACAAGCTCGACCCGGCGCCGCAGGACGGCGATGGCCGCATCGCCGTCACCGGCGAACGCCACGGCTTCGCCGCGCCGGTCGATCCCGAAGGGCGGTTGAACTACAGCTATCCGCGCCTGGCGAGCCTGACCCGGACCGTGGCCGCCGTCGCCGATAAGCTGGCCACGATGCGGGAGGAGCGCGACCCGCTGGCCTTCGGCTTCATCCCCGACTATTTCATGACCGAATACCGCTATCCTGCCAGCGCCGCCATGGCCGACATCATCCGCAACCTGGAAGCCAACCGCGGGCCCGGCGCCTGGGAAACCATGGCGCGGGCGATGCTGCTCGGCGGCTACCGCTTCGGCGCGGTGGACATCCAGAACCGCGCGCTCGACGTGGCAAGCACGCCGGTGCTGGCGCTCGGCTCGGCCCGCTACATGGACGCCTCTGTCCAGCGCAAGCTGGCCGATTGGTTGGCCGCCGGCGGGGGGCTGTTGCTATATGGAGAGGTCCCGCAATACGGGATGGAAGGCGAGCCCTGCACGGTGCTGGCCGAGGCGCTGGGCGCCCAAATTTCAGGCTTTCGCCAGGCCAGCGAGCGCTATTTCCTCTCGCTCGCCGCGGATGGCTGGGCCGCGCCGCGGCCGGAAGTGCGCACCCATTTCGCCCAGACCTTCGCCGTCCCATCCGCTAGAGCACTGCTGCGGGTCTGCGACACCGGCGAAATCTGCGGCTTCGAGACGGCTGTCGGAAACGGCCGCGCCATCGTCATCGGCACCGCCTACCCTTGCGACATCGCCCTGTTCCGCACGGCCCTGGAACGACTGGGCGCGGTCGCCGCCTTGCGGCACGACTGCGAAGACCACGGCATCTTCATGACGTCGACCGCCAACGCCGCGGGCGAGCGCTTCATCCACCTGCTGAACCTGGACGGATTCGACAAGCGCTTCCGCCTTTACGAGCACGGCCAGCCGCTGTTCGGCGGACGCGAAATCGAGCTGCAGGCCCGCGACGGCGTGATGCTGCCGCTGGCCATGCGCTTCGGTGAAGTGAAGATCGAGTACGCCACCGCGGAAATCGCCGCCGTGTCACCGGACTGCATCGAATTCCGCCCGACCCAGCGGCTGGACGTGATCGCCGTCGAGACGGCACGGGAGATACATCTCTCCTGGCATGACGAACTGCAGCAGGACACCCCGACGACTTACGTGGTGTCGCTACGCCCGCCCCCGCTTCGCGACCGGATCACCCTGCGGCACGAAAGCGCTGGCGGCTGA
- a CDS encoding DnaJ domain-containing protein, translated as MQFKDYYQIMGVSRDASQEEIERTNRKPARTAHPDVGKEPHAEERFKKINEAHEVQQDKEHARLATGLPQAIAPQTPSSRLWMGISNFTATSPRDLTCPTMPSSSRRNWFWTNTWSFRCWKSVTTAESTQATSSR; from the coding sequence ATGCAGTTCAAGGATTACTACCAGATCATGGGCGTCTCGCGGGATGCTTCGCAGGAAGAGATCGAACGCACCAACCGCAAGCCCGCCCGCACGGCCCATCCCGATGTCGGCAAGGAACCCCATGCTGAAGAGCGCTTCAAGAAAATCAACGAGGCCCATGAGGTCCAGCAGGACAAGGAGCACGCGCGGCTTGCGACCGGCTTGCCTCAGGCCATCGCGCCGCAGACCCCTTCCAGCCGCCTCTGGATGGGTATTTCGAATTTCACGGCGACATCCCCACGGGATCTGACATGCCCGACAATGCCGTCGTCGTCACGCAGGAACTGGTTCTGGACGAACACTTGGAGTTTTCGCTGCTGGAAGTCTGTGACGACCGCCGAATCGACCCAAGCGACATCATCGAGATGA
- a CDS encoding TIGR01777 family oxidoreductase, producing the protein MRILVTGGTGFLGNPLCQDLGGSGARLVVLSRRPDRVRDRCGLGVTAITSFSELPSSLAFDAVINLAGEPIVGPRWTEARKKLLWDSRVELTRSLVDYIDRADVRPNVLISGSTVGFYGDRGDCILDETSGYADGFVHRLCAAWEAAALRAADFGVRVCIVRTGMVLAATGGFLAPLLPLFRLGLGARIGSGEQWMSWIHSRDYVAVIRRLIDAPDMSGVFNATAPNPVTNRQFTEILSRLLRRPAFLAVPAGVLRVLMGREMSSLLLGGQRVLPARLLAAGFRFRYPELEMALRDTLSQMPGILGVPP; encoded by the coding sequence ATGCGAATTCTTGTTACCGGCGGTACCGGATTTCTTGGCAACCCATTGTGCCAGGATCTTGGCGGCAGTGGTGCGAGGCTGGTTGTCCTGAGCAGGCGGCCGGACCGCGTTCGAGACCGCTGCGGTCTGGGCGTCACCGCAATCACCTCGTTTTCCGAACTACCGTCTTCACTGGCATTCGACGCCGTTATCAACCTCGCGGGCGAGCCGATCGTCGGACCGCGCTGGACGGAAGCGCGCAAGAAACTTCTCTGGGACAGCCGGGTCGAGCTGACCCGATCTTTGGTCGACTACATCGACCGCGCCGATGTCAGACCGAACGTGCTGATCAGCGGCTCGACGGTTGGTTTCTATGGCGATCGGGGGGACTGCATTCTGGATGAAACCTCGGGCTACGCAGACGGTTTCGTGCACCGGCTGTGCGCTGCCTGGGAGGCGGCTGCCCTGCGCGCGGCCGATTTCGGCGTTCGCGTTTGCATCGTGCGGACCGGCATGGTACTGGCGGCGACGGGCGGTTTCCTTGCGCCCTTGCTGCCGCTGTTCCGCCTTGGGCTCGGAGCCCGCATCGGCAGCGGCGAGCAATGGATGTCCTGGATCCATTCGCGCGACTATGTCGCCGTCATTCGGCGGCTGATCGATGCGCCGGACATGTCGGGCGTTTTCAATGCCACGGCGCCGAATCCGGTGACCAACCGCCAATTCACCGAAATCCTCTCGCGCCTGCTCCGCCGTCCCGCTTTCCTGGCCGTTCCGGCAGGTGTCCTCCGCGTGCTGATGGGAAGGGAAATGAGCAGCTTGCTGCTGGGTGGCCAGCGGGTTTTGCCTGCCCGTTTGCTGGCGGCCGGTTTTCGGTTCAGATACCCTGAGCTGGAAATGGCGTTGCGGGATACGCTATCCCAAATGCCGGGCATCCTGGGCGTGCCGCCGTAG
- a CDS encoding alpha-amylase family glycosyl hydrolase translates to MKEMNPLPAWWQSGIIYQIYPLSFQDGNGDGMGDLPGIRRRLDYLASLNVEGIWLSPIFPSPMRDFGYDVADYTGIHPWFGTLEDFDRLLDDLHARGMKLILDLVPNHTSDRHPWFLESRGSRNNPKRDWYLWRDPAPDGGPPNNWLSFFGGPAWTFDRASGQYYLHQFTQEQPELNLRNPAVLQALLDAMRFWLNRGVDGFRVDVPWLLVKDAEFRDEPENPAWDGIDPHGRLLHIHTAHQPELHAIVRAMRTVVDGYGGDRILIGETNVPDAELVKYYGAALDEFHLPFNFRLIYAPWNAREIRRLVETYEAILPQGAWPNWVLGNHDQPRIASRIGPEQARVAAMLLLTLRGTPTCYYGDELGMENVAIPRERMRDPQALHQPEVAGVFNRDSARTPLPWDGSPNAGFAPEGVEPWLPLGEDWPVRNVAGQSQDPRSMLSFFRTLTALRRRTPALTSGDYTAVDTAADDVFAYSRAFGAERILVVLNLGGNDRLLDLSQLGDGAEMLLNTGMQRSGRVELCRLRLLANEGLVLRT, encoded by the coding sequence ATGAAGGAAATGAACCCCCTCCCCGCCTGGTGGCAATCCGGCATCATCTACCAGATCTATCCCCTATCCTTCCAGGACGGCAACGGGGATGGGATGGGCGATCTTCCCGGCATCCGCCGCCGGCTGGACTATCTCGCGAGTCTGAACGTCGAAGGCATCTGGCTCTCGCCCATCTTCCCCTCGCCCATGCGGGATTTCGGCTACGACGTGGCGGACTACACCGGCATCCACCCCTGGTTCGGAACGCTGGAAGACTTCGACCGGCTGCTGGACGACCTGCATGCCCGCGGCATGAAGCTGATCCTGGACCTGGTGCCGAACCATACCTCCGATCGACATCCCTGGTTCCTGGAAAGCCGCGGTTCGCGCAACAACCCCAAACGTGACTGGTACCTCTGGCGCGATCCGGCGCCCGATGGCGGGCCGCCCAACAACTGGCTGAGCTTCTTCGGAGGCCCGGCCTGGACCTTCGACCGAGCCAGCGGGCAGTACTACCTGCACCAGTTCACCCAGGAGCAGCCGGAGCTGAACCTCCGCAACCCCGCCGTGCTCCAAGCCCTGCTGGATGCCATGCGGTTCTGGCTGAACCGGGGCGTGGACGGGTTTCGGGTGGACGTGCCTTGGCTGCTGGTCAAGGACGCCGAGTTCCGCGACGAGCCGGAGAATCCGGCCTGGGACGGTATCGATCCGCACGGCAGGCTACTCCACATCCATACCGCCCATCAGCCCGAGCTGCACGCCATCGTCCGGGCCATGCGCACAGTGGTCGACGGCTATGGCGGCGACCGCATCTTGATCGGGGAAACCAATGTCCCGGACGCGGAACTCGTCAAGTATTACGGCGCCGCGCTGGACGAATTCCACCTGCCCTTCAATTTCCGGCTGATCTACGCCCCCTGGAACGCCCGGGAAATCCGGCGGCTGGTCGAAACCTACGAAGCGATCCTCCCGCAAGGCGCTTGGCCCAACTGGGTGCTCGGCAACCACGACCAGCCCCGCATCGCCAGCCGCATAGGTCCCGAGCAGGCCCGCGTCGCCGCGATGCTGTTGCTGACCCTGCGGGGCACGCCGACCTGCTATTACGGTGACGAGCTGGGGATGGAGAATGTGGCGATTCCAAGGGAACGGATGCGCGACCCGCAGGCGCTGCACCAGCCCGAGGTCGCCGGGGTATTCAACCGCGACTCGGCGCGGACGCCCTTGCCTTGGGACGGTTCGCCCAACGCCGGATTCGCGCCCGAAGGCGTGGAACCCTGGCTGCCGCTGGGCGAGGACTGGCCGGTGAGGAATGTCGCCGGCCAATCGCAGGACCCGCGTTCCATGCTGAGCTTTTTCAGGACGCTGACCGCTCTGCGCCGCCGCACGCCCGCGTTGACCAGCGGCGACTACACGGCTGTCGACACGGCGGCCGACGATGTCTTCGCCTATAGCCGGGCTTTCGGAGCCGAGCGCATCCTGGTCGTGCTCAACCTGGGAGGCAACGACCGCCTGCTGGACCTGAGCCAACTCGGCGATGGCGCGGAGATGCTGCTGAACACCGGCATGCAGCGCTCCGGCAGAGTCGAGCTGTGCCGGCTCCGCTTACTCGCCAACGAAGGTCTCGTGCTGCGAACATGA
- a CDS encoding HAD family hydrolase produces the protein MVVRARELGATIRDAKNFTGVPGRGISARVGRHDLILGNAAWLTEQDISLESWEPIAASLAGEGKTPGYCAMDKGMVTIFGIADRPRANAPQALARLRRMGVRTLLVIGDGINDAPARVAAFGKPNPMIASAAMAFSSVSVVLNSLRLQRR, from the coding sequence ATGGTCGTCCGGGCGCGCGAACTCGGCGCTACGATCCGCGACGCCAAGAACTTCACCGGCGTTCCGGGACGCGGCATCAGCGCACGCGTCGGACGCCATGATTTGATTCTGGGCAACGCCGCCTGGCTGACTGAACAGGACATCTCGCTCGAATCCTGGGAGCCCATTGCCGCGAGCCTGGCCGGCGAAGGCAAGACGCCGGGCTACTGCGCCATGGATAAAGGCATGGTGACGATTTTCGGCATCGCCGACCGTCCGCGGGCCAATGCGCCGCAGGCACTGGCCCGGCTCCGGCGGATGGGTGTTCGCACGCTGCTGGTGATCGGCGACGGTATCAACGATGCGCCGGCACGGGTCGCCGCCTTCGGCAAGCCGAATCCGATGATCGCCTCGGCCGCCATGGCATTCAGTTCGGTGTCAGTGGTGCTGAATTCGCTGCGCCTGCAACGGCGCTGA
- a CDS encoding glycosyltransferase family 4 protein, with protein sequence MKLALISDAWRPQVNGVVTTLSRICEGVRKRGHQVETFTPDRYRNWPCPGYPEIRLALGCGFRLPAQLDAFAPDAIHIATEGPLGMAARRYCLRRGLPFTTSFHTRFAEYINLRTRLPLNWGYAALRWFHRPSVRVMAPTPTQVSELGGRGFRNLVLWSRGVDTALFAPRGKGRIDDVRPVFMYVGRLAVEKGLDDFLALDLPGVKYVVGDGPSRTELQKRYPEVRFLGYRSGLNLAETISAADVFVFPSRTDTFGLVMLEALAAGVPVAAYPVPGPQDVITDPSVGCLDHDLRAAALRALELRGEDCREFAQAFTWDRCVEQFIGYLAPISR encoded by the coding sequence GTGAAACTGGCACTGATAAGCGACGCCTGGCGACCGCAGGTTAACGGCGTCGTCACGACCTTGAGCCGGATCTGCGAGGGGGTTCGGAAGCGAGGTCACCAAGTCGAGACGTTTACTCCAGACCGTTACCGGAACTGGCCATGTCCCGGTTATCCGGAGATTCGGCTGGCGCTCGGCTGCGGCTTCAGGTTGCCGGCCCAGCTCGACGCGTTCGCGCCCGATGCCATCCACATCGCGACCGAAGGTCCGCTAGGGATGGCCGCGCGCCGCTATTGCCTGCGCCGGGGTCTCCCCTTCACGACCTCGTTCCACACGCGCTTCGCCGAATACATCAATCTCCGGACCCGTCTCCCCCTGAATTGGGGATATGCGGCGCTGCGCTGGTTCCATCGTCCCAGCGTGCGGGTGATGGCGCCCACGCCGACCCAGGTCAGCGAGCTCGGCGGGAGGGGCTTCCGGAATCTCGTCTTGTGGTCACGCGGGGTCGACACGGCGCTTTTCGCGCCGCGCGGCAAAGGGCGGATCGACGACGTCCGTCCAGTCTTCATGTACGTGGGGCGCCTCGCCGTGGAGAAAGGACTGGATGACTTCCTCGCGCTGGATCTGCCCGGCGTCAAATACGTGGTAGGCGACGGCCCCTCCCGGACCGAGCTCCAGAAGCGCTATCCGGAAGTGCGCTTCCTGGGTTACCGAAGCGGCCTGAACCTGGCCGAAACGATCTCGGCGGCAGACGTCTTCGTCTTCCCCAGCCGGACCGACACTTTTGGGCTGGTCATGCTGGAAGCCTTGGCCGCGGGCGTCCCGGTCGCCGCCTACCCGGTGCCGGGACCGCAGGATGTCATCACCGATCCCTCCGTGGGCTGTCTTGACCACGATCTGCGTGCCGCCGCGTTGCGGGCGCTGGAGTTGCGGGGCGAAGACTGCCGCGAATTTGCCCAGGCGTTCACTTGGGACCGCTGTGTCGAACAGTTCATCGGCTATCTGGCGCCGATTTCGCGCTGA
- a CDS encoding sulfite exporter TauE/SafE family protein: MNSSNAAPLPPPARDRGTKTGLGGVLKKVTAVFLALSGIGLILWFDSHVLNQVDMPKLSRDTSYGLLFFVGFLTGFHCVGMCGPLVVGYTAKYASAGTKSYGSHLLYGLGKTISYTVIGGLFGAFGSILAFTPFTQGVVGIAAGVFLILFGLHMLNVFPSLRHFHVKTPGVLMRFVGKEYRKHHNPFVIGLLNGLMIICGPLQAIYIMAAGTGSWSEGAAILFFFGLGTLPLLLGFGFLTSLVSANLTPKILRASGIVVVILGSIMLDRGLAVAGSGFDFNTLIARVSQALSPPVAAPESNAAEQTITMDVVAGKFVPNRFTLRKGVPVKWVINGKELNECNRVIVVAKYGLEIKLHEGTQTIAFTPEETGVIPWSCWMGMIPGTFIVVDHPPAPATPTPGISDRFKAIAEDWRDCLIQTTNELRDWLRSLRLPALQPAESRDERKNH; this comes from the coding sequence GTGAATTCATCGAACGCCGCTCCCCTCCCGCCGCCTGCAAGAGACCGCGGCACGAAAACCGGTCTCGGCGGTGTCCTGAAGAAGGTGACGGCGGTTTTCCTCGCCTTGTCGGGGATCGGGCTGATCCTTTGGTTCGACAGCCATGTCCTGAATCAGGTGGACATGCCCAAACTCAGCCGGGACACGAGTTATGGGCTGCTCTTCTTCGTAGGCTTTCTGACCGGGTTCCACTGCGTGGGCATGTGTGGGCCACTCGTCGTGGGGTATACGGCAAAATATGCATCCGCCGGCACGAAATCCTATGGTTCCCATCTCCTTTACGGCTTGGGAAAAACCATCTCCTATACGGTCATCGGTGGTCTGTTCGGCGCTTTCGGCTCGATCCTCGCCTTCACCCCTTTTACCCAGGGGGTGGTCGGCATCGCGGCCGGCGTTTTCCTCATCCTGTTCGGGCTGCACATGCTGAATGTGTTTCCGTCACTGCGCCACTTCCATGTCAAAACGCCCGGCGTCCTCATGCGGTTCGTCGGCAAGGAGTACCGGAAGCACCACAACCCCTTCGTGATCGGCCTCTTGAACGGGCTCATGATCATCTGCGGTCCGCTCCAGGCCATATACATCATGGCCGCCGGCACCGGCAGTTGGTCCGAGGGAGCGGCCATCTTGTTCTTTTTCGGCCTCGGCACCCTGCCATTGTTGCTGGGCTTCGGATTCCTCACCAGCCTGGTGTCCGCCAACCTGACGCCCAAAATTTTGAGAGCCTCGGGCATTGTCGTGGTGATCTTGGGATCCATCATGCTCGACAGGGGACTGGCGGTCGCGGGTTCCGGTTTCGATTTCAACACCCTGATCGCGCGCGTGTCCCAGGCGTTGTCGCCTCCCGTGGCGGCGCCGGAGTCCAATGCCGCCGAACAGACGATCACCATGGATGTGGTCGCTGGAAAATTCGTGCCCAACCGGTTCACCCTGCGCAAAGGCGTGCCGGTGAAGTGGGTGATCAACGGCAAGGAGCTGAACGAGTGCAATCGGGTCATCGTCGTGGCCAAATATGGGCTCGAGATCAAATTGCACGAGGGAACGCAGACCATAGCATTCACCCCGGAGGAAACCGGCGTCATCCCCTGGAGCTGCTGGATGGGAATGATTCCTGGGACTTTCATAGTCGTTGACCATCCCCCGGCGCCGGCAACTCCCACGCCGGGGATATCCGACCGGTTCAAGGCTATTGCGGAAGATTGGCGAGACTGCCTGATTCAGACAACCAACGAATTGCGCGACTGGCTGCGCTCGCTCCGATTGCCTGCGCTACAACCGGCCGAGTCCCGGGACGAGAGAAAAAACCACTGA
- a CDS encoding sulfatase family protein translates to MSRFVFVRPILISLLCALASVSEVEAKAPPQPRLPSIVFILIDDLDMPTFQEQGVIDSLLAKHGTVFLNHFVNMSVCCPSRVTTLRGQYAHNTNIYGNNLPLGGFDKVYARGLENATIAAWLQAAGYRTALFGKYLNGYPAVDAPDYVPPGWSYWLSPNGGDPYQEYDYSLNENGKSRKYGNATQDYLVDVLSERVKAFIKDTVKSFPRRPFFIYLAPYIPHGPATPPVRYKDSFPDARVPRTASFNEKDVSDKPDWVKSAPKLTAEQIADMDAAYRRRLQSMQAVEDMVKSLVDTLQAQGRLENTYIFFTSDNGFHMGQHRLPMGKNTAFEEDIHVPLVVRGPGVPAGRTVKAMTGNVDFAPTFAAIARLPAPPYVDGRSLTPFLNGTPPKRWRRGFLLQRKREDAAAAVARKVLEPPDLQEIHAQMTSGGVAPSFEGLRTAEGLTYVEYETGERELYDLRTDPEQLTNVHAGTDPALTARLAVWLESLRKAKTKVLRKAEAEPPQ, encoded by the coding sequence ATGAGTCGGTTTGTTTTCGTCCGCCCGATATTGATCTCCTTGCTTTGCGCTTTGGCCAGCGTTTCCGAGGTCGAAGCGAAAGCGCCCCCCCAACCCAGGCTGCCGAGCATCGTCTTCATCCTGATCGACGATCTCGACATGCCAACGTTTCAGGAACAGGGCGTCATCGATTCTCTCCTGGCCAAGCATGGGACTGTATTTCTCAACCATTTCGTCAACATGTCCGTCTGCTGTCCTTCCCGGGTGACGACGTTGCGGGGGCAGTACGCCCACAACACCAATATCTACGGCAACAATCTTCCGCTGGGCGGGTTCGACAAGGTCTACGCCAGAGGTTTGGAAAATGCGACCATCGCCGCCTGGCTGCAGGCGGCTGGATACCGTACCGCGCTGTTCGGAAAATACCTCAACGGTTATCCGGCGGTCGATGCGCCTGATTATGTTCCGCCGGGCTGGTCATATTGGCTCAGCCCCAACGGCGGCGATCCTTACCAGGAGTACGACTACTCGCTGAACGAGAACGGCAAGAGTCGAAAATACGGAAACGCGACTCAGGATTATCTGGTTGACGTCCTGTCGGAAAGGGTCAAGGCGTTCATCAAGGACACGGTCAAGTCCTTTCCGCGCCGGCCATTCTTCATCTATCTCGCTCCCTATATTCCGCACGGGCCGGCTACCCCTCCGGTCCGGTACAAAGACTCCTTCCCCGACGCTCGAGTTCCGCGCACAGCGTCCTTCAACGAAAAGGACGTGAGCGACAAACCGGACTGGGTCAAGAGCGCTCCTAAGCTCACCGCGGAACAGATCGCCGACATGGATGCGGCATACCGCAGGCGCTTGCAGTCCATGCAGGCGGTGGAGGACATGGTGAAGAGCCTGGTCGATACCCTGCAGGCGCAGGGGAGGCTGGAAAACACCTATATCTTCTTCACCTCCGACAACGGTTTTCACATGGGCCAGCACCGGTTGCCGATGGGCAAGAACACCGCGTTCGAAGAGGACATCCATGTGCCGCTGGTCGTGCGGGGGCCTGGGGTTCCGGCGGGGCGGACAGTCAAGGCGATGACCGGCAACGTGGACTTTGCGCCGACGTTCGCGGCGATTGCCCGCCTGCCCGCGCCGCCTTATGTGGACGGGCGCTCGCTGACGCCTTTCCTGAACGGCACGCCGCCCAAGCGCTGGCGCCGGGGCTTCCTGCTCCAGCGCAAGCGGGAGGATGCAGCCGCTGCGGTGGCCCGGAAGGTGCTTGAGCCGCCGGACCTTCAAGAAATTCACGCACAGATGACGTCCGGGGGAGTTGCGCCAAGCTTCGAGGGGCTGCGCACGGCGGAGGGCCTGACCTACGTGGAGTACGAAACCGGGGAGCGCGAACTCTACGACTTGAGGACCGATCCGGAGCAGCTCACCAACGTTCATGCCGGCACGGATCCCGCTTTGACAGCCCGGCTGGCGGTCTGGCTGGAGTCTTTGCGCAAGGCCAAGACGAAGGTGCTGCGCAAGGCGGAAGCCGAGCCGCCGCAATAA